A stretch of Bradyrhizobium sp. CCBAU 53338 DNA encodes these proteins:
- a CDS encoding carbohydrate ABC transporter permease: MSESGIDGERRRFIAFALTPSLIVLFAVAVLPAIYLIVTSLTPFQLTTPGSATDFSDPLRNYALLPGDPRFVNSLAVQAKLSVASVLFQVLLGMLLALLLNVPSRFVEFARTFFLIPMVLPPIVVAVIWKLIYAPDISPLYYAARALHFTLPALTSSVDFALTSIIIADTWEWTPFTFLMVLAALQTIPDEYSEAALVDGANRLQIFWYVTLPFITPILVISGMFRLIDSVKAFPLIFLLTGGGPGTVTEVTNYYAYLLAFDTNEIGYSSAVTVVMLLLVCGISLGLVWMGRRREALA; encoded by the coding sequence TTGAGCGAGAGCGGAATCGACGGTGAGCGCCGCAGGTTCATCGCCTTCGCGCTCACACCAAGCCTGATCGTTCTGTTCGCCGTCGCCGTGCTGCCGGCGATCTATCTGATCGTGACCAGCCTGACGCCGTTCCAATTGACGACGCCGGGCTCGGCCACCGATTTCAGCGATCCCTTGCGCAACTATGCCCTGCTGCCCGGCGATCCCCGCTTCGTCAATTCGCTGGCCGTGCAGGCCAAGCTGTCGGTTGCGAGCGTGCTGTTCCAGGTGCTGCTCGGCATGCTGCTGGCGCTGCTGCTGAACGTACCGTCGCGCTTCGTCGAGTTCGCGCGCACCTTCTTCCTGATCCCGATGGTGCTGCCGCCGATCGTGGTCGCGGTGATCTGGAAGCTGATCTACGCGCCCGACATCAGCCCGCTCTATTACGCTGCGCGGGCGCTGCACTTCACGCTGCCGGCCCTGACATCCAGCGTCGATTTCGCGCTGACATCGATCATCATCGCCGACACCTGGGAGTGGACGCCGTTCACCTTCCTGATGGTGCTGGCGGCGCTGCAGACGATTCCCGACGAATATTCGGAAGCCGCCCTCGTCGACGGCGCCAATCGCTTACAGATCTTCTGGTACGTGACGTTGCCCTTCATCACGCCGATCCTGGTCATCTCGGGCATGTTCCGCCTGATCGACAGCGTGAAGGCGTTCCCGCTGATCTTCCTGCTCACCGGCGGCGGCCCCGGCACCGTCACCGAGGTCACCAACTATTACGCGTACCTCCTCGCCTTCGACACCAACGAGATCGGCTATTCCAGCGCGGTTACCGTGGTGATGCTGCTCCTGGTCTGCGGCATCAGCTTGGGCCTGGTCTGGATGGGCCGGCGCAGGGAGGCGCTGGCATGA
- a CDS encoding carbohydrate ABC transporter permease, with protein sequence MNESSLRKATPGRLIAITVVLLILLSPFLWLLQMSFKTNDQILQFPPPLIFRPTLENYVALWHSAFSASFVNSLLSASLSTALALLFGVPAAYALSRWSGRGKHGLSFAILVTRMAPPIAFTIPFFLFYRWIGLLDTITGLVLVYTSFNLPLVIWMMQPFFDTIPVSLEEAALVDGARTRTVFTKIVLPMVTPGIAATAILCFLYAWNDFFFALILTRTNARTAPVAVVNFMNYEGWEWGKIAAGGSLVMAPVLIFSLAVRRYLVSGLTAGAVKG encoded by the coding sequence ATGAACGAGTCGTCCCTGCGCAAGGCCACCCCCGGCCGGCTGATCGCGATCACGGTCGTGCTGCTCATCCTGCTGTCGCCGTTCCTGTGGCTGCTGCAGATGAGCTTCAAGACCAACGACCAGATCCTGCAATTCCCGCCGCCGCTGATCTTCAGGCCGACGCTGGAGAACTACGTCGCGCTGTGGCACAGCGCGTTCTCGGCGTCCTTCGTCAACAGCCTCCTGAGCGCCTCGCTCTCGACCGCACTGGCGCTGCTGTTCGGCGTGCCCGCGGCCTATGCGCTGTCGCGCTGGTCCGGCCGCGGCAAGCATGGCCTCTCCTTCGCCATCCTGGTGACGCGCATGGCGCCGCCGATCGCGTTCACGATCCCCTTCTTCCTGTTCTACCGCTGGATCGGCCTGCTCGACACCATCACGGGGCTCGTGCTGGTCTACACCAGTTTCAACCTGCCGCTGGTGATCTGGATGATGCAGCCGTTCTTCGATACCATCCCGGTGTCGCTGGAGGAGGCGGCCCTCGTCGACGGCGCGCGGACGCGTACCGTGTTCACAAAAATCGTGCTGCCGATGGTGACGCCCGGCATCGCCGCGACCGCGATCCTGTGCTTCCTCTACGCCTGGAACGACTTCTTCTTCGCGCTGATCCTGACCCGCACCAATGCGCGCACCGCGCCAGTGGCCGTCGTGAACTTCATGAACTACGAGGGCTGGGAATGGGGTAAGATCGCTGCCGGCGGCTCGCTGGTGATGGCGCCGGTACTGATCTTCTCGCTCGCGGTGCGCCGCTATCTCGTCTCCGGGCTCACGGCGGGTGCCGTCAAGGGCTGA
- a CDS encoding shikimate dehydrogenase, with translation MKFPTGASRTVFIFAHPASHVAAPRYYTPYFWEQGLDWHMTAMDVAPKHLAETIRALAKSPSTAGFNLTIPHKPAAFELCDEVGPAARFEGVVNTIRIEADGKLVGESFDGEGFLKAAREAGIFNPDRRTVVIGAGGAGRAICHGLAAGGLKRLRILNEVPGPVETLAAKLRGQFPDLDIDLEARFDDAGLCVNATSLGLKATDALPMDPAKLPKDCAVFDIIAARRTGFMEACAARGLKVVDGVAMIRQQLPLQTAFWRGDHQV, from the coding sequence ATGAAGTTTCCGACCGGCGCCTCGCGCACCGTCTTCATCTTCGCCCATCCCGCCAGCCATGTCGCAGCGCCCCGCTACTACACGCCCTATTTTTGGGAGCAGGGTCTCGACTGGCACATGACGGCGATGGACGTGGCGCCGAAGCATCTCGCAGAGACGATCCGCGCCTTGGCGAAGTCGCCGAGCACCGCGGGCTTCAACCTGACCATTCCGCACAAGCCCGCTGCGTTCGAGCTCTGCGACGAGGTCGGACCTGCGGCAAGGTTCGAAGGCGTGGTCAACACGATCCGCATCGAGGCCGACGGAAAACTCGTCGGCGAGTCCTTCGACGGCGAGGGCTTCCTGAAGGCCGCGCGAGAGGCCGGCATTTTCAACCCTGACCGCCGCACCGTGGTGATCGGCGCGGGTGGCGCCGGCCGTGCGATCTGCCATGGGCTGGCGGCAGGTGGTTTGAAGCGCCTGCGCATTCTCAACGAGGTCCCCGGCCCGGTCGAGACACTAGCTGCAAAGCTGCGCGGACAATTTCCTGATCTCGACATCGACCTCGAGGCGCGCTTCGACGATGCCGGGCTCTGCGTGAACGCGACCTCGCTCGGACTGAAGGCGACCGATGCGCTGCCGATGGACCCGGCCAAACTGCCGAAGGATTGCGCCGTGTTCGACATCATCGCGGCCCGGCGCACCGGCTTCATGGAGGCCTGCGCCGCGCGGGGGCTGAAGGTCGTCGACGGCGTCGCGATGATCCGGCAGCAGCTGCCGCTGCAAACGGCGTTCTGGCGGGGTGACCATCAGGTCTAG
- a CDS encoding NUDIX hydrolase translates to MTTWRPHPHIRVVAIGLHWRDGRLLAAEVRDDAGRIKGVRPLGGEIEFGENWRAALIREFDEELGINVSIIGEPLLMENIYAHEGATGHEVMFIAEVAFPQGAFSSQDRIDFREDNGEEIVARWFDLADLDMPDGPSLYPAGLKDLLPRLKNGRD, encoded by the coding sequence ATGACCACATGGCGCCCGCATCCCCATATCCGCGTCGTCGCGATCGGCCTGCACTGGCGGGACGGGCGGCTGCTTGCGGCCGAGGTGCGCGACGATGCGGGACGGATCAAGGGCGTGCGCCCGCTTGGCGGGGAGATCGAGTTCGGCGAGAATTGGCGGGCTGCGCTCATTCGCGAATTCGACGAAGAGCTCGGCATCAACGTCAGCATCATCGGCGAGCCGCTGCTGATGGAGAACATCTATGCCCACGAGGGCGCGACCGGGCACGAGGTGATGTTCATCGCCGAGGTCGCCTTTCCGCAAGGCGCGTTCAGCTCTCAGGACCGCATCGACTTCCGCGAGGACAATGGCGAGGAGATCGTCGCCCGTTGGTTCGACCTCGCCGATCTCGACATGCCTGATGGCCCTAGCCTCTATCCCGCCGGGCTGAAGGATTTGCTGCCCAGGCTAAAGAACGGGCGCGACTGA
- a CDS encoding L-2-amino-thiazoline-4-carboxylic acid hydrolase: MSVSVIEQAKIQAQVLVPLVKALQAELGEARANALVRNTLGDLYRGFGEEFWKARNKDKNDADLGQAVASAFRTYARDGALEYDVIEQTQDAFAFDVKRCAYAEFYKALGEPELGFLMVCTADFATAEGFGPDVRLTRTQTIMQGADHCDFRYRRDTAGAG; encoded by the coding sequence ATGAGCGTATCCGTCATCGAGCAGGCAAAAATCCAGGCGCAGGTCCTTGTGCCGCTGGTCAAGGCGCTTCAGGCCGAGCTCGGCGAGGCGCGTGCGAATGCATTGGTGCGCAACACGCTGGGCGATCTCTATCGCGGCTTCGGCGAAGAGTTCTGGAAGGCCAGGAACAAAGACAAGAACGACGCCGATCTCGGCCAGGCCGTCGCCTCCGCCTTCAGGACTTATGCGCGCGACGGCGCGCTTGAATACGACGTGATCGAGCAGACCCAGGACGCATTCGCGTTCGACGTGAAGCGATGCGCCTATGCCGAGTTCTACAAGGCGCTCGGCGAGCCGGAGCTCGGCTTCCTCATGGTCTGCACCGCCGACTTTGCGACCGCGGAAGGGTTTGGCCCCGACGTCAGGCTCACGCGCACGCAGACCATCATGCAAGGCGCCGATCATTGCGACTTCCGCTACCGGCGTGATACGGCTGGCGCGGGATGA
- a CDS encoding heme-binding protein, with the protein MDEPKPLTSAFNRTANFSIHQVDSVFRAAAHAAAVPAAVPVTLPPTLGPLSAFTGTFTGQGFNTIFRPDSATTPTQMPGPINTTDPPDNVLELNLTDETMSFSNNLGSIPNRGSGPQADAFLNGVPYLQTINDVTTGTPVGIHFEPGIWLAVPATTNPHEPFTVARMASIPHGTTITAQGAALPAIAGKPVIAAVDITPFLNGNPANKITFQNQTATNRTTRRLPQDLTALIASGKLTQAMITDPNTVLRNQIAHQTISQTVIIETSTKPGSPLSGGPLPAVPSAGPHPQAPNFAGGTANIAFLQGVPVPPPGGNGANANAFQMDAVFWIETVIYDVDVPRIASGEPPIILQPLQKGTVPLVPSFVATLPIVPGKGFAGGRVRVATTQIQYSQKVMLDFNGLTWPHVSVASLVPAAPVPIPEHLLPLT; encoded by the coding sequence ATGGACGAACCCAAGCCGCTCACCAGCGCCTTCAACAGAACCGCAAACTTCTCCATCCACCAGGTCGATAGCGTGTTCAGGGCTGCCGCACACGCCGCTGCTGTACCCGCAGCCGTGCCGGTCACCCTGCCGCCGACGCTCGGGCCGCTGTCGGCTTTCACCGGCACGTTCACGGGCCAGGGGTTCAACACGATCTTCCGGCCCGACAGCGCGACGACGCCGACCCAGATGCCGGGGCCGATCAACACCACCGACCCGCCCGACAACGTGCTGGAGTTGAATCTCACCGACGAGACCATGTCGTTCTCGAACAATCTCGGTTCGATCCCCAATCGCGGCTCGGGGCCGCAGGCGGATGCCTTCCTCAACGGCGTGCCGTATCTCCAGACCATCAACGACGTGACCACGGGAACGCCTGTCGGCATTCACTTCGAGCCCGGCATCTGGCTCGCGGTGCCGGCGACCACCAATCCGCACGAACCATTCACCGTCGCGCGCATGGCCTCGATCCCGCACGGCACGACGATCACGGCGCAAGGCGCCGCGCTGCCGGCGATCGCCGGCAAGCCTGTTATCGCAGCGGTCGACATCACGCCGTTCCTGAACGGCAATCCGGCCAACAAGATCACTTTTCAAAACCAGACCGCGACCAATAGGACCACGCGCAGGCTGCCGCAGGACCTCACCGCGCTGATCGCCTCCGGCAAGCTGACGCAGGCCATGATCACCGACCCCAACACGGTGCTGCGCAACCAGATCGCACATCAGACCATCAGCCAGACCGTCATCATCGAGACCTCGACCAAGCCCGGTTCTCCGCTGTCAGGCGGCCCGCTGCCGGCCGTCCCATCAGCAGGGCCACATCCGCAGGCGCCGAATTTCGCGGGCGGCACTGCGAACATCGCCTTCCTCCAGGGCGTGCCCGTGCCGCCGCCGGGCGGCAATGGCGCCAACGCCAACGCATTCCAGATGGACGCCGTGTTCTGGATCGAGACCGTCATCTACGACGTCGACGTGCCGCGCATCGCGTCGGGCGAGCCGCCGATCATCCTGCAGCCGTTACAGAAGGGCACGGTGCCGCTGGTGCCGAGCTTCGTCGCCACGCTGCCGATCGTGCCGGGCAAGGGATTTGCCGGCGGCCGCGTGCGGGTGGCGACGACGCAGATCCAATACTCGCAAAAGGTCATGCTGGATTTCAACGGCCTGACCTGGCCGCACGTCTCGGTCGCCTCGCTGGTGCCGGCCGCGCCAGTGCCGATTCCGGAGCATTTGTTGCCGTTGACGTGA
- the cpdR gene encoding cell cycle two-component system response regulator CpdR: MPKILLAEDDNDMRRFLVKALENAGFQVSSHDNGMAAYQRLREEPFEMLLTDIVMPEMDGIELARRASELDPDIKIMFITGFAAVALNSDSDAPKNAKVLSKPVHLRELVSEVNKMLAA; this comes from the coding sequence ATGCCAAAGATCCTGCTCGCCGAAGACGACAACGACATGCGCCGTTTCCTGGTCAAGGCGCTGGAAAACGCCGGTTTTCAGGTTTCGTCCCATGACAATGGCATGGCCGCCTATCAGCGGCTCAGGGAAGAGCCGTTCGAGATGCTGCTGACCGACATCGTGATGCCGGAGATGGACGGGATCGAACTCGCCCGCCGGGCCTCGGAACTCGATCCCGATATCAAGATCATGTTCATCACCGGCTTCGCCGCTGTCGCCCTGAACTCGGATTCGGACGCCCCCAAGAACGCCAAGGTGCTCTCGAAGCCGGTTCACCTGCGCGAATTGGTGAGCGAAGTGAACAAGATGCTGGCGGCCTAA
- a CDS encoding N-formylglutamate amidohydrolase — MTRFDGEVSPAFEIVEPAEWRAPVIFNSPHSGSTYPDEFLSASRIDLPQLRRSEDSFMDELIGHLSGRGFPTVRVNFPRSYVDVNREPYELDPRMFTGRLPSFANTRSMRVAGGLGTIPRVVGDGQEIYRDRIAVDDALARIETLYKPYHRALRRLINKVHQTFGTVVLVDCHSMPSVGVSRDEPRRPDIVIGDRYGTSCTPLLPDRVEETMTGLGYSIGRNKPYAGGFITEHYGNPASGLHAVQLEFNRAIYMDERRRERGPRFGQVASDFGVLADVLATTIPFGDLGPFQAAAE, encoded by the coding sequence ATGACCCGGTTTGACGGCGAGGTGTCGCCAGCCTTCGAGATCGTGGAGCCCGCCGAGTGGCGCGCGCCTGTTATCTTCAACTCGCCCCATTCCGGCTCGACCTACCCGGACGAATTCCTGAGCGCTTCGCGGATCGACTTGCCGCAACTGAGGCGGTCCGAAGATTCCTTCATGGACGAACTGATCGGCCATTTGAGCGGACGCGGCTTTCCGACCGTGCGGGTCAACTTTCCCCGCTCCTATGTCGACGTCAACAGAGAGCCCTATGAGCTCGACCCCCGCATGTTCACCGGCCGCCTGCCGAGCTTTGCCAACACCCGCTCGATGCGGGTCGCGGGGGGCCTCGGCACCATTCCGCGCGTGGTCGGCGACGGCCAGGAGATCTATCGCGACCGCATCGCGGTCGACGACGCGCTGGCGCGGATCGAGACGCTGTACAAGCCCTACCACCGGGCGCTGCGCAGGCTGATCAACAAGGTGCATCAGACGTTCGGCACCGTGGTGCTGGTCGACTGCCATTCGATGCCGTCGGTCGGCGTCAGCAGGGACGAGCCGCGCCGGCCCGATATCGTGATCGGCGACCGCTACGGCACGAGTTGCACGCCGCTGCTGCCCGACCGGGTCGAGGAGACCATGACCGGGCTCGGCTATTCGATCGGCCGCAACAAGCCCTATGCCGGTGGCTTCATCACCGAGCATTACGGCAATCCGGCGAGCGGCCTGCACGCGGTGCAGCTGGAGTTCAACCGCGCGATCTACATGGACGAGCGCCGCCGCGAGCGCGGTCCGCGCTTTGGCCAGGTGGCAAGCGACTTCGGCGTCCTTGCCGACGTGCTGGCGACCACGATCCCGTTCGGCGATCTCGGCCCGTTCCAGGCCGCGGCGGAATAG
- the hisN gene encoding histidinol-phosphatase: MTVIDFSAFIGRLATASGETILPFFRTSLSIDDKSKTKDFDPVTEADRAAEAVMRRLIKASFPQHGIVGEEFGNEREDADYVWVLDPIDGTKSFIGGFPIWGTLIALLHKGTPVYGMMHQPFIGERFSGDNGSANYRGPSGERRLQVRRCASLSEATTYTTSPLLMNERDRAIFGRIEQGARLSRYGGDCYSYCMLAAGHVDLVVETELKPYDIAALIPIVTGAGGVVTTWEGKPAQGGGRIIAAGDARVHEEALKLLNQ, encoded by the coding sequence GTGACGGTGATCGACTTCTCAGCCTTCATCGGACGGCTTGCCACCGCCTCCGGCGAGACCATCCTGCCGTTCTTCCGCACCTCGCTGTCGATCGACGACAAGAGCAAGACCAAGGATTTCGATCCGGTCACGGAAGCCGACCGCGCCGCGGAGGCCGTGATGCGGCGGCTGATCAAGGCGAGCTTCCCCCAGCACGGCATCGTCGGCGAGGAATTCGGCAATGAGCGCGAGGACGCAGACTATGTCTGGGTGCTCGACCCCATCGACGGCACCAAATCCTTCATCGGCGGCTTTCCGATCTGGGGCACGCTGATCGCGCTCCTGCACAAGGGCACGCCGGTCTACGGCATGATGCACCAGCCGTTCATCGGCGAGCGCTTTTCCGGCGACAACGGCTCGGCCAATTATAGAGGCCCGTCCGGCGAACGCCGCCTCCAGGTCCGCCGCTGCGCCTCGCTGTCGGAGGCGACGACCTACACCACATCGCCGCTGCTGATGAACGAGCGCGACCGCGCCATCTTCGGCCGGATCGAGCAGGGCGCGCGGCTGTCGCGCTATGGCGGCGATTGCTATTCCTATTGCATGCTGGCGGCCGGCCATGTCGATCTCGTGGTCGAGACCGAGCTGAAACCCTATGACATCGCGGCCCTGATCCCGATCGTGACCGGCGCCGGCGGCGTCGTCACCACCTGGGAAGGCAAGCCGGCCCAGGGCGGCGGTCGCATCATCGCGGCCGGCGACGCGAGAGTTCACGAAGAAGCCCTGAAACTGCTCAACCAATGA
- a CDS encoding tripartite tricarboxylate transporter substrate binding protein, translating into MTISRRPLVRLFFGLLLLLPSLAAAENFPAKPIKLIVPFPAGGPNDIIARVIGQRMSELSGQPVLIDNRGGQGGVLGTDAVAKAAPDGYTIAISSAGALAISPSMEKVAYDTLNDLTPVTLVATVPEMLVVAANVPAKDIGELIALAKAQPGKLNFASSGPGSLPHLAGELFKLTAKIDIVHVPYRGAAPAVNDLLGQQVQMTFLDLPVLLPQVKAGALKPIAVGSAERAPTAPDVPTTKEAGFPDLRIENWYGMVAPKDTPKEIVAALHDLATKAMADPAVKDKLAQQGATLVGDEPEHFRSFIADETKKWAKVIRDAGVETAK; encoded by the coding sequence ATGACCATCTCACGCAGGCCGCTCGTTCGATTGTTCTTTGGATTGCTCCTGCTGCTGCCATCACTGGCGGCGGCCGAGAATTTTCCCGCCAAACCGATCAAACTGATCGTGCCGTTCCCGGCCGGCGGGCCCAATGACATCATCGCGCGCGTGATCGGCCAGCGCATGTCGGAACTATCGGGCCAGCCGGTGCTGATCGACAATCGCGGCGGCCAGGGCGGCGTGCTCGGCACCGACGCGGTCGCCAAGGCCGCGCCCGACGGCTACACCATCGCCATCTCCTCGGCCGGCGCGCTCGCGATCAGCCCGAGCATGGAGAAGGTCGCCTACGATACGCTCAATGATTTGACGCCGGTGACGCTGGTGGCGACCGTGCCGGAAATGCTGGTCGTGGCCGCCAACGTGCCGGCCAAGGACATCGGCGAGTTGATTGCGCTCGCCAAGGCGCAGCCGGGAAAGCTCAACTTCGCCTCCTCCGGTCCCGGCAGCCTGCCCCATCTCGCCGGCGAACTCTTCAAGCTGACGGCCAAGATCGACATCGTGCACGTGCCCTATCGGGGTGCCGCGCCTGCGGTGAACGATCTCTTGGGCCAGCAGGTGCAGATGACGTTCCTCGATCTCCCGGTGCTGCTGCCGCAGGTCAAGGCCGGTGCGCTCAAGCCGATCGCAGTCGGCTCGGCCGAACGTGCCCCGACAGCACCCGACGTGCCCACAACGAAGGAAGCCGGCTTTCCCGATCTGCGCATCGAGAACTGGTACGGCATGGTCGCGCCCAAGGACACACCGAAGGAGATCGTCGCCGCGCTGCACGATCTCGCGACCAAAGCCATGGCGGATCCCGCGGTGAAGGACAAGCTCGCGCAACAGGGCGCAACACTCGTCGGCGACGAGCCCGAGCATTTTCGCAGCTTCATCGCGGATGAGACGAAGAAGTGGGCGAAGGTGATCAGGGACGCCGGGGTGGAAACGGCTAAGTAG
- a CDS encoding LysR substrate-binding domain-containing protein — translation MRFDLVDLQLFIAVADQRSITRGAERSHLALASASARIKGLEQALGVALLKRGRRGVELTAAGESLLDHARLVIHQVDAMRGDLAGFASGVRASVHFLANTSGLSEHLPKALAGFLREHRDVAIDIEERESTDIAAAITAGAADLGFAAEHALPDHIERFVFSEDRLTLVTSKRGPFAGRRQIDFQEAGACEFVGLTSATALQMHISKHAARLGMRPHFRARLRDFDAICQMVAADVGVALVPESAARRCAKLMPLAIVRLRDAFANRRLVICARSFKALPRPAKMLVEHLRAEAV, via the coding sequence GTGCGCTTCGATCTCGTCGATCTCCAGCTCTTCATCGCGGTTGCCGACCAGCGCAGCATCACCCGCGGCGCCGAGCGCTCGCATCTGGCGCTGGCATCGGCCAGCGCGCGCATCAAGGGTCTCGAGCAGGCGCTTGGCGTCGCGCTGCTCAAGCGCGGGCGGCGCGGTGTCGAACTGACCGCGGCCGGCGAGAGCCTGCTCGACCACGCGCGGCTCGTCATCCACCAGGTCGATGCCATGCGCGGCGATCTCGCAGGCTTTGCCAGCGGCGTGCGTGCCAGCGTGCACTTCCTCGCCAACACCTCGGGCCTGTCGGAGCATCTGCCGAAGGCGCTCGCCGGTTTCCTGCGCGAACATCGCGACGTCGCCATCGACATCGAGGAGCGCGAGAGCACCGACATCGCGGCCGCGATCACGGCGGGCGCTGCCGATCTCGGCTTTGCCGCCGAGCACGCATTGCCCGACCATATCGAGCGTTTCGTGTTCAGCGAGGACCGCCTGACGCTGGTGACGTCCAAACGAGGCCCGTTCGCCGGCCGCCGCCAGATCGACTTCCAGGAGGCTGGCGCCTGCGAGTTCGTCGGCCTGACCAGCGCCACCGCGCTTCAGATGCATATTTCAAAGCACGCCGCGCGGCTCGGCATGCGCCCGCATTTCCGCGCGCGCCTGCGCGATTTCGACGCGATCTGCCAGATGGTCGCCGCCGACGTCGGCGTTGCCCTGGTGCCGGAATCCGCCGCCCGTCGCTGCGCCAAGCTGATGCCGCTCGCCATCGTCCGCCTGCGCGACGCCTTCGCCAATCGGAGACTCGTGATCTGCGCGCGCAGCTTCAAGGCGCTGCCGCGCCCGGCCAAGATGCTGGTGGAGCATCTGCGGGCAGAGGCGGTGTGA
- a CDS encoding sulfite exporter TauE/SafE family protein, with the protein MIDPLLILIAAVFLVAGFVKGVVGLGLPTVSMGLLAVNMAPSRAIAIVIVPAIVTNIWQTFAGPYLRDILRRLWPLMIGTVIGCWLNAGALTGPHARYGTIVLGILLVIYAIIGLSKFKFHVAPRNEKWAGGVVGVITGVISASTGVQVIPSMPFMQAIGMEKDELVQALGVFFTTATLALAFSLTAGGLLTPANAVPGAVGMAMAFAGMFIGQSVRARMPAEAFRRWFLVAMIVLGVYLAGSALLKEFA; encoded by the coding sequence ATGATCGACCCGCTTCTCATTCTCATCGCCGCGGTCTTCCTGGTCGCCGGTTTCGTCAAGGGCGTCGTCGGGCTCGGCCTGCCGACCGTGTCCATGGGGCTGCTCGCGGTGAACATGGCACCCAGCCGCGCGATCGCCATCGTGATCGTGCCCGCCATCGTCACCAACATCTGGCAGACCTTTGCCGGTCCCTATTTGCGCGACATCCTGAGGCGGCTGTGGCCGCTGATGATCGGCACCGTGATCGGATGTTGGCTCAATGCGGGCGCGCTGACCGGCCCGCATGCGCGCTACGGCACGATCGTTCTCGGCATCCTGCTGGTGATCTACGCAATCATCGGCCTCAGCAAGTTCAAGTTCCACGTCGCCCCTCGGAACGAGAAATGGGCCGGCGGCGTGGTCGGCGTGATCACCGGCGTGATCTCGGCCTCGACGGGCGTGCAGGTGATCCCCTCGATGCCGTTCATGCAGGCGATCGGGATGGAGAAGGACGAATTGGTGCAGGCGCTCGGCGTGTTCTTCACGACGGCGACGCTGGCGCTCGCCTTCAGCCTCACCGCCGGTGGATTGCTGACGCCGGCCAATGCCGTGCCGGGCGCGGTCGGCATGGCCATGGCCTTCGCCGGCATGTTCATCGGTCAGTCGGTGCGGGCGCGGATGCCGGCAGAGGCGTTCCGCCGCTGGTTCCTGGTCGCGATGATCGTGCTCGGCGTGTATCTGGCCGGCAGCGCGCTTCTGAAGGAATTCGCGTAG
- a CDS encoding LysE family translocator, which translates to MLGIHEIWLFVLSGVLLNITPGPDTVYVIGRSMQMGWRGGAAAAFGISCGCFFHVAGAAIGLSALLMASSTAFSILKLVGAAYLVLTGLQMLWSRPALMALNDEAERNSLQRVFLQGVFTNALNPKVALFFLAFLPQFVAADAPHKPLAFLTLGLIFICTGTMWCLVLAAFAAKAALRLRQSEGVIAWVNRALGGLFIYLGIRVAMLETR; encoded by the coding sequence ATGCTGGGCATTCACGAAATCTGGCTTTTCGTCCTGTCGGGCGTGCTGCTCAACATCACGCCGGGCCCCGATACGGTCTATGTGATCGGCCGCAGCATGCAGATGGGCTGGCGCGGCGGAGCGGCGGCGGCCTTCGGCATCAGCTGCGGCTGCTTTTTCCACGTCGCGGGCGCGGCGATCGGCCTTTCGGCGCTTCTGATGGCCTCGTCCACCGCGTTCTCGATCCTGAAGCTGGTCGGCGCGGCCTATCTGGTGCTGACCGGGCTTCAGATGCTGTGGTCGCGGCCGGCGCTGATGGCCCTCAATGACGAGGCGGAGCGGAACTCGCTGCAGCGGGTTTTCCTCCAGGGCGTCTTCACCAACGCGCTCAATCCCAAGGTCGCGCTGTTCTTCCTGGCCTTCCTGCCTCAATTCGTCGCAGCCGACGCGCCGCACAAGCCACTCGCCTTCCTGACGCTTGGCCTGATCTTCATCTGCACGGGAACAATGTGGTGCCTGGTGCTGGCAGCGTTCGCGGCCAAGGCCGCGCTCCGGCTGCGGCAGTCCGAGGGCGTGATCGCCTGGGTCAACCGCGCGCTCGGCGGCCTCTTCATCTATCTCGGCATCCGCGTCGCCATGCTGGAAACGCGGTAA